A stretch of Paenibacillus sp. URB8-2 DNA encodes these proteins:
- a CDS encoding Mbeg1-like protein, whose product MGDQLTEVELKKISQLVYLDILDSQGVNTKIQQKYIRQGNKITVSQVIDYYTSGEGLKELEERYPSMLNGTKESDQWVKLLESMDTPQYQNWEISNVVSKNKQNESGFVAFTIDTKNGARVAAFRGSEPIDDPYYRNDWKNNGTTAYELESVQQQDVTEYMRRFGQGDYDLYLTGHSLGGNLALYSSFVLTNEQRSRLVSASTFNAPGFNKSVLDKYRTQIDEMNENGQLKEFRNKHDIVPALFMNPSDGIYIDTTSKELTGFSHHSLFSLAQEDGETFRRSDSQMRAVIPNIVHHVTVGLEIVPNFLKEALVREVFKIWDGDIEIQHILFAAAAVAAIFIAGPVTVLVGALKVVLALYVIGFIIDKVIPWIKEGIANIAEMVETFFDESVEFITNLVFQAVDAAKLIGSKVAEFTQQVKGAVTKFFQDLKEGFKRFVADTIQFVQAQKERFLRMKDQAVKKLGDIFDSMKSANTRKKDEVVNSVRSLTDRLIGIKSKIKTVAKIAVSAAGAVRAAQIQANLNRIEALHKLLRQKEERISELVSRILSVASGVSSSVSGSYPESYVRSQVRELQRASEEVKAKERRVSETLKQQSDTVKYSVNTYRSTEARLSSLARA is encoded by the coding sequence ATGGGCGACCAGCTCACCGAAGTGGAACTGAAGAAGATCTCCCAATTGGTGTACTTGGATATTCTCGATAGCCAAGGCGTCAATACGAAGATCCAGCAGAAATACATTCGTCAAGGCAATAAAATCACCGTCAGCCAGGTAATCGATTATTACACGTCAGGCGAGGGGTTAAAAGAGCTTGAAGAGCGTTACCCGAGCATGTTGAACGGAACCAAAGAATCCGATCAGTGGGTCAAGCTGCTTGAATCGATGGACACTCCCCAGTATCAGAATTGGGAAATCAGTAATGTAGTATCGAAAAATAAACAGAATGAATCCGGGTTCGTGGCTTTTACCATAGATACGAAGAATGGGGCAAGAGTAGCCGCTTTCCGCGGCAGTGAGCCCATTGATGATCCGTACTACCGGAATGACTGGAAGAACAACGGGACGACCGCCTACGAGCTTGAATCGGTACAGCAGCAAGACGTCACGGAATACATGAGGCGTTTCGGTCAAGGCGACTACGATCTGTACCTGACCGGTCACTCTCTCGGCGGGAACCTGGCGCTGTATTCCTCATTCGTTCTTACCAACGAGCAGAGAAGCAGGCTCGTCTCCGCGTCCACCTTCAACGCGCCCGGCTTCAATAAAAGCGTGCTGGACAAATACCGGACGCAGATTGACGAGATGAATGAGAACGGACAGCTCAAAGAGTTCCGCAATAAGCATGACATCGTGCCGGCCCTGTTCATGAATCCTTCGGACGGCATTTATATCGACACCACCTCGAAGGAACTGACGGGGTTCTCGCATCATTCCCTGTTCTCCCTTGCGCAGGAAGATGGGGAGACCTTTCGGCGGTCGGACTCCCAGATGCGCGCCGTTATTCCGAACATTGTGCACCATGTGACGGTCGGGCTTGAGATCGTACCGAATTTCCTTAAGGAAGCGCTGGTTCGCGAAGTATTCAAAATCTGGGATGGCGACATTGAGATTCAGCATATTCTGTTTGCGGCTGCGGCTGTTGCCGCGATTTTCATCGCCGGCCCGGTTACCGTGCTGGTCGGTGCGTTAAAGGTCGTGCTGGCGCTGTATGTCATCGGCTTTATTATCGACAAGGTGATTCCGTGGATCAAGGAAGGGATCGCCAACATCGCCGAGATGGTGGAAACGTTCTTCGACGAAAGCGTTGAATTCATCACCAATCTCGTGTTCCAGGCGGTCGATGCAGCCAAGCTGATCGGCAGTAAGGTGGCCGAGTTCACGCAGCAGGTCAAGGGGGCCGTGACGAAGTTCTTCCAGGATCTGAAGGAAGGCTTCAAGCGTTTTGTCGCCGATACCATCCAGTTCGTCCAGGCGCAGAAGGAACGCTTCCTCCGGATGAAGGACCAGGCCGTCAAGAAGCTCGGAGACATCTTCGATTCCATGAAATCGGCCAACACCCGTAAGAAGGATGAAGTCGTGAACAGTGTCCGCTCGTTAACGGACAGGCTGATCGGCATCAAGTCAAAGATCAAGACCGTGGCCAAAATTGCGGTTTCGGCCGCGGGCGCGGTCCGAGCCGCCCAGATTCAGGCCAATCTGAACCGCATTGAAGCCCTGCACAAGCTGCTGAGGCAGAAGGAAGAGCGGATCTCGGAGCTGGTCAGCCGAATTCTCAGCGTGGCGTCCGGGGTGTCCTCCAGCGTCAGCGGTTCATATCCGGAATCCTACGTCCGCTCGCAAGTCAGAGAGCTTCAAAGAGCGAGCGAGGAGGTCAAGGCCAAGGAACGCCGTGTCTCCGAAACGCTGAAGCAGCAGTCGGACACGGTCAAATATTCCGTGAACACCTACCGCAGCACCGAAGCGAGATTGT
- a CDS encoding WXG100 family type VII secretion target produces the protein MAGNNLTFSPDQAMSVAKSISGKANNAQTLINQLQKEIHAVSGWWQGESQSAFVEQFDGLVPSFKELVTCVENISKNLTQIANIKQQAEKEMASKLRGR, from the coding sequence ATGGCGGGAAACAATTTGACATTTAGCCCCGATCAGGCGATGAGCGTCGCCAAATCGATCAGCGGCAAAGCAAACAATGCTCAAACGCTTATCAACCAGCTTCAAAAGGAAATTCATGCGGTAAGCGGCTGGTGGCAAGGTGAGTCCCAAAGCGCCTTCGTAGAGCAGTTCGACGGACTTGTGCCTAGTTTCAAAGAGCTGGTTACTTGTGTAGAAAATATCAGCAAGAACCTTACGCAAATCGCGAACATCAAACAGCAGGCCGAGAAGGAAATGGCCAGCAAGCTGCGCGGAAGATAA
- a CDS encoding WXG100 family type VII secretion target, translating into MSISPSEIRRHAARINGLTGDVRRISIELQDQYRQVGQYWTGTASKSLISDYQSLDSEMRALLRSLDQLESGVERIASQVQRAEQERAEKKRLAEKKERERRERERARNGH; encoded by the coding sequence ATGTCCATCAGTCCATCCGAAATCAGAAGACACGCCGCGCGCATCAACGGCCTGACAGGCGACGTGCGGCGGATCTCCATCGAGCTTCAGGATCAGTACCGCCAGGTCGGCCAATACTGGACAGGCACGGCGTCCAAGTCGCTGATCAGCGACTACCAGTCTCTGGACAGCGAGATGAGAGCGCTGCTGCGCAGCCTGGATCAGCTGGAAAGCGGCGTCGAGCGCATTGCGTCCCAGGTGCAGCGAGCCGAACAGGAACGCGCCGAGAAGAAGCGGCTGGCCGAGAAGAAGGAGAGAGAACGTAGGGAACGGGAGCGGGCCCGCAACGGCCATTAA
- the essC gene encoding type VII secretion protein EssC has translation MQTEFSRQPRFLPDIPHGEVEVPNPPMLQERPEISWYGILLPPIVMLVITVLIAMTSQSLFLLISVATTVMTLIGSLGGAVTQIRKYTRKKKEREQRYLQFITDTRSDLSVAREQQSAAMNEMFPEPAECVRRIMETDSRLWEKTPVHNDFLAVRVGVGSAALEMEIRYTKQAIVMESDPLLMEPQRLAMDYAKVPGVPITVNLLEAEICGLAGDAAKTAELLKSMLLQVVTHQGYDDMRIVLLTEGDGLDRWSWLKFLPHLWDDGMNVRFLLCGRALAHQVLSEMYGLLKDRELRTAGGGALPHYLFVVEDATLLENEPISKYLYNGSSKLGVSTIFVAPNAAYLPMNCKVVIGLQGQHGEMASRVTGEKTAFTPDQADLKELDLAARKLAPLRIKHANAGFALPSSISLLDMLEAEKVTDTDVLLNWMRNKTYMGMSVPIGARAGGEPLILDMHETGYGPHGLVAGTTGSGKSELLQSIIVSQAIHYHPHDIAFVLIDYKGGGMADAFKGMPHLVGTITNLDGNQTTRALLSIKSELMRRQRVFSEYGVNSIDKYQKLYYSRSGGADMPAIPHLIMIADEFAELKQDQPDFMKELVSTARVGRSLGVHLILATQKPAGVVDDQIWSNSKFKICLKVQDEADSRDVIKRPDAAMIKEPGRAYIQVGNDEIFELFQSAYSGADYDPQGELQKLENKTKRIYKVSVTGRSERIYPLEEEKIARHEVPSQLQAMVEHITRMAEQIDIKPVKGPWLPPLPDTVFLDDLVDAACADGIWPRRESLLSIPAGLLDDPRGQRQEALEFDFAGEGNLFVYGAPGTGKTVLLRTLLLSAALLYTPEEVHFYMMDFGGGSLKSLERLPHVGGVMTLEQEEKIDQFMRFVFRIMEERRALFEETGSEGLADYRADGRDMPAVMLMIDNYFALSETYEDIDAQMVVLAREGFKYGIYLVATATSSALVRYKFSVNFKMAVSLQMTEKNEYDGIVGRTEGLEPAKTAGRGLVRGKPPLEFQTALPEFRELRTDALIERLERRFDTRAVPIPVMPVSIDLRAIAAEGSRLAIGLASNNLQPVHIDLQSSPVFMVAGDVMSGKSTLLVSWITLLQEQQEGLEVYALDSSGMGIYELMSRPYVTDLSGVDDMFGFSDTLKEKLDARRAELLTCRMAGGDAAALTAGWNPILFVIDKLSEFTGNDMYALHELLERVIRQDRGLKISILAADNTADLASNWDSLGKLIREEQTGVLLGRIKEQNLYSVSHPYGSQERNMEQGDGYLIVKNRYTGMRCAMLKK, from the coding sequence ATGCAGACTGAATTCAGCCGCCAGCCAAGGTTCCTGCCCGACATCCCGCACGGCGAGGTGGAAGTGCCGAACCCGCCGATGCTGCAGGAGAGGCCGGAAATTTCCTGGTACGGCATTCTGCTTCCCCCGATCGTCATGCTTGTCATTACCGTGCTGATCGCGATGACGTCGCAGTCTCTCTTCCTGCTGATCTCGGTCGCCACGACTGTGATGACTCTGATCGGCTCGCTGGGAGGGGCGGTGACGCAGATCCGCAAATACACCCGCAAGAAGAAGGAGCGGGAGCAGAGATATCTCCAGTTCATCACCGATACGCGCAGCGACCTGTCGGTAGCGAGAGAGCAGCAGAGCGCCGCCATGAACGAAATGTTTCCGGAGCCTGCGGAATGCGTGCGCCGGATTATGGAAACCGACAGCCGGCTGTGGGAGAAGACGCCGGTGCATAACGATTTTCTGGCCGTGCGCGTCGGCGTTGGCAGCGCTGCGCTGGAAATGGAGATCCGCTATACGAAGCAGGCGATCGTCATGGAGAGCGATCCGCTGCTGATGGAGCCGCAGCGGCTGGCGATGGATTACGCCAAGGTGCCGGGCGTTCCGATTACAGTCAATCTGCTGGAGGCGGAAATCTGCGGCCTAGCCGGAGATGCGGCCAAGACGGCGGAGCTACTGAAATCGATGCTGCTCCAGGTCGTTACCCATCAGGGCTACGACGACATGCGCATCGTGCTGCTGACTGAGGGAGACGGACTGGATCGATGGAGCTGGCTGAAGTTTCTGCCGCATCTGTGGGATGACGGGATGAATGTCCGCTTCCTGCTATGCGGCAGGGCGCTCGCCCATCAGGTGCTGTCCGAGATGTACGGCCTGCTCAAGGACCGGGAGCTCCGGACGGCGGGCGGCGGCGCGCTGCCGCACTACCTGTTCGTTGTAGAGGACGCAACGCTTCTGGAGAACGAGCCGATCAGCAAATATCTGTATAACGGCAGCTCGAAGCTTGGTGTGTCGACGATATTCGTCGCGCCAAACGCCGCTTATCTGCCGATGAACTGCAAGGTAGTTATCGGCTTGCAGGGTCAGCACGGGGAGATGGCTAGCCGCGTCACCGGAGAGAAGACGGCGTTTACGCCGGATCAGGCCGATCTCAAGGAGCTCGATCTAGCGGCCAGAAAGCTGGCCCCGCTGCGGATCAAGCACGCGAACGCCGGCTTCGCCCTTCCGTCCTCGATTTCGCTGTTGGACATGCTGGAGGCGGAGAAGGTGACCGATACCGATGTCCTGCTGAACTGGATGCGGAACAAGACCTACATGGGCATGAGCGTGCCGATCGGAGCACGCGCCGGAGGAGAGCCGCTCATTCTCGACATGCACGAGACGGGCTACGGGCCGCACGGCTTGGTGGCTGGAACGACGGGCTCCGGCAAGAGCGAGCTGCTTCAGAGCATTATCGTCTCGCAGGCGATCCACTACCATCCGCATGACATCGCGTTTGTTCTGATCGACTATAAGGGCGGCGGCATGGCGGACGCCTTTAAGGGTATGCCCCATCTCGTCGGGACGATCACGAACCTGGACGGCAACCAGACGACCCGGGCGCTGCTCTCCATCAAGAGCGAGCTGATGCGCAGGCAGCGTGTGTTCTCGGAGTACGGGGTCAACAGCATCGACAAATACCAGAAGCTGTATTACAGCCGCTCTGGAGGAGCGGATATGCCGGCCATTCCCCACCTGATCATGATCGCCGACGAGTTCGCCGAGCTGAAACAGGACCAGCCGGATTTTATGAAGGAGCTGGTTAGCACGGCGCGGGTCGGCCGAAGCCTCGGGGTTCACCTGATCCTGGCGACGCAGAAGCCGGCCGGGGTCGTGGACGACCAGATCTGGAGCAACTCGAAGTTCAAAATCTGCCTCAAGGTTCAGGACGAAGCGGACAGCCGGGACGTTATCAAGCGGCCCGACGCGGCGATGATCAAGGAGCCCGGGCGCGCCTATATTCAGGTGGGCAACGACGAAATTTTCGAACTGTTCCAGTCCGCCTATTCGGGCGCGGATTATGATCCTCAGGGCGAGCTGCAGAAGCTGGAGAACAAAACAAAACGCATCTACAAGGTGTCCGTGACCGGCCGGAGCGAGCGGATTTATCCGCTGGAAGAAGAGAAAATCGCCCGTCACGAGGTGCCTTCCCAGCTGCAGGCGATGGTGGAGCATATCACCCGAATGGCGGAGCAGATCGATATCAAGCCGGTCAAAGGCCCTTGGCTGCCGCCGCTGCCGGACACCGTCTTCCTGGACGATCTGGTTGACGCGGCATGCGCGGACGGCATATGGCCTCGCCGGGAATCGCTGCTCAGCATCCCCGCGGGACTGCTGGATGATCCGAGAGGGCAAAGGCAGGAGGCGCTTGAGTTCGATTTTGCGGGTGAGGGCAATCTGTTCGTTTACGGCGCTCCCGGAACGGGCAAAACGGTGCTGCTGCGTACGCTCCTGCTGTCCGCCGCTCTGCTGTATACGCCGGAGGAGGTCCATTTCTATATGATGGATTTCGGCGGCGGCTCGCTGAAATCGCTGGAGCGGCTTCCCCATGTCGGCGGCGTCATGACGCTGGAGCAGGAGGAGAAGATCGATCAGTTCATGCGGTTCGTATTCCGGATCATGGAGGAGCGCCGGGCGCTATTCGAGGAAACGGGCAGCGAAGGCTTAGCCGATTACCGTGCGGACGGCCGGGATATGCCGGCGGTGATGCTGATGATCGACAACTATTTCGCGCTGTCGGAAACGTACGAGGACATCGACGCCCAGATGGTCGTGCTCGCCCGCGAAGGCTTCAAATACGGCATCTATCTCGTCGCCACGGCGACGAGCAGTGCGCTGGTCCGCTACAAATTTTCGGTCAACTTCAAAATGGCCGTCAGCCTGCAGATGACCGAGAAAAATGAGTACGATGGCATCGTCGGCCGCACCGAAGGGCTGGAGCCGGCCAAGACGGCCGGCCGCGGCCTTGTCCGGGGCAAGCCGCCGCTGGAATTCCAGACCGCGCTGCCCGAATTCAGGGAGCTTCGGACGGATGCGCTGATCGAACGGCTCGAACGGCGGTTCGATACCCGTGCGGTGCCGATTCCGGTCATGCCGGTGTCCATTGATCTGCGCGCGATTGCGGCGGAAGGAAGCCGGCTGGCGATCGGACTGGCGAGCAACAATCTGCAGCCGGTCCATATCGATCTTCAGTCCTCTCCGGTCTTCATGGTGGCGGGGGACGTCATGTCCGGCAAGAGCACGTTGCTGGTCTCCTGGATTACGCTGCTCCAGGAGCAGCAGGAGGGTCTGGAGGTCTACGCGCTGGACTCCTCGGGTATGGGCATTTACGAGCTGATGAGCCGGCCGTACGTCACCGACCTGTCGGGCGTGGACGATATGTTCGGCTTCTCGGATACCTTGAAAGAGAAGCTCGATGCGCGGCGGGCCGAACTGCTCACCTGCCGGATGGCCGGCGGAGACGCAGCGGCTCTCACCGCCGGCTGGAACCCTATTCTTTTCGTCATTGACAAGCTGAGTGAATTTACCGGCAATGACATGTATGCCCTGCACGAGCTGCTGGAGCGGGTAATCCGCCAGGATCGGGGACTGAAGATCTCGATTCTCGCGGCCGACAACACGGCCGACCTCGCCTCCAACTGGGACAGCCTCGGCAAGCTGATCCGCGAGGAGCAGACGGGTGTCCTGCTGGGACGGATCAAGGAACAGAATTTGTACTCGGTATCCCACCCTTACGGTTCCCAGGAACGAAATATGGAGCAGGGCGACGGTTACCTGATCGTGAAGAACAGGTACACCGGCATGCGGTGCGCCATGCTGAAGAAATAA